One region of Betaproteobacteria bacterium genomic DNA includes:
- the surE gene encoding 5'/3'-nucleotidase SurE encodes MRILLSNDDGYFAPGLVALAEALSEVGEITVVATERDRSGASNSLTLDRPLVVRRASSGFRYVNGTPTDCVHLAVTGLLEELPDMVVSGINHGANMGDDTIYSGTVAAATEGYLLGIPSIAMSLASKAAGNYATAARVALDLVKRYQAHPWKEPRLLNVNVPDVPWAALKGSLVTRLGRRHKAEAVIRTTNPRGDTVYWVGAAGGAQDAGEGTDFWAVAEGYVSLTPLQIDLTSYPQLDGTKQWLRA; translated from the coding sequence ATGCGAATACTGCTAAGTAACGACGATGGCTATTTCGCGCCCGGTTTGGTGGCTCTGGCCGAAGCGCTGTCCGAGGTGGGTGAGATCACGGTCGTGGCCACGGAGCGCGACCGCAGCGGGGCGAGCAATTCGCTGACCTTGGACCGGCCTCTCGTGGTCAGGCGCGCCAGTTCTGGATTTCGCTACGTCAATGGCACGCCTACCGACTGTGTTCACCTCGCTGTCACCGGCTTGTTGGAAGAACTGCCGGACATGGTGGTCTCCGGTATCAATCACGGCGCCAATATGGGGGACGACACCATCTATTCGGGTACCGTGGCGGCGGCCACCGAGGGATATCTGCTGGGCATTCCTTCCATCGCGATGTCTCTTGCCAGCAAGGCCGCTGGCAATTACGCCACGGCGGCGCGTGTGGCGCTCGATTTGGTGAAGAGGTATCAAGCGCATCCGTGGAAGGAACCCAGACTCCTCAACGTGAACGTGCCAGATGTGCCATGGGCCGCGCTAAAGGGCAGCCTTGTCACGCGGCTTGGCCGGCGTCACAAGGCGGAGGCCGTGATACGCACGACCAACCCGCGCGGGGACACGGTGTATTGGGTCGGAGCGGCAGGCGGTGCGCAAGACGCCGGCGAGGGCACGGATTTTTGGGCGGTGGCGGAAGGCTACGTTTCCCTTACTCCCTTGCAAATCGATCTCACCAGTTACCCGCAACTGGACGGCACCAAGCAGTGGCTCCGTGCCTAA
- a CDS encoding 50S ribosomal protein L20: MPRVKRGVTAHARHKKVLEQAKGFRGRRGTVFRAANEAVMKAGQYAYRDRRQRKRQFRALWITRINAAARELGMNYSAFMNGLKKAAIEIDRKVLADLAVMDKAAFLKIAGQVKAAVAAQPA, translated from the coding sequence ATGCCACGCGTAAAAAGAGGGGTCACGGCGCACGCCAGACACAAGAAAGTTCTTGAACAAGCCAAGGGCTTTCGCGGGCGCCGCGGCACGGTATTCCGTGCCGCCAACGAAGCAGTCATGAAGGCTGGGCAATACGCCTACCGCGACCGCCGCCAGCGCAAACGCCAATTCCGCGCCCTGTGGATCACGCGCATCAACGCGGCCGCGCGCGAGCTGGGTATGAATTACAGCGCCTTCATGAACGGTTTGAAGAAAGCCGCCATCGAGATCGATCGCAAGGTCCTGGCGGACTTGGCGGTAATGGATAAAGCCGCCTTCCTGAAGATTGCCGGTCAGGTCAAGGCAGCCGTCGCGGCACAACCAGCGTAA
- a CDS encoding 50S ribosomal protein L35 has product MPKLKTKRGAAKRFRVMGSGAIKRTRSNLRHILTKKTTKRKRQLRGMTAVCAADVKSVRAMLPYA; this is encoded by the coding sequence ATGCCAAAGCTTAAGACCAAGCGCGGCGCGGCGAAGCGTTTCCGCGTCATGGGGAGCGGCGCCATCAAGCGCACGCGCTCGAACCTGCGCCACATCCTCACCAAGAAAACCACGAAGCGTAAGCGCCAGTTGCGCGGCATGACGGCGGTGTGTGCAGCCGACGTCAAGTCCGTGAGAGCGATGCTTCCCTACGCGTAA
- a CDS encoding anti-sigma factor antagonist codes for MDAESIAAGLLAALPSIRADAVAYLRDNLSAGASRTDVQQSNGTMRIKLNGRFDFSAHRAFRDAYSPGIDATDVRQIDIDLAQVDYLDSSALGMLLMLREKAQAASKGIKLTNCKGSVRQVLDIANFSKLFEMG; via the coding sequence ATGGACGCGGAGAGCATCGCGGCCGGGTTGTTAGCCGCCTTGCCTTCCATACGGGCGGATGCCGTGGCGTATCTGCGCGATAACTTGAGCGCGGGCGCCAGCCGTACGGATGTACAACAATCCAATGGAACCATGCGCATCAAACTGAACGGCCGCTTCGACTTCAGCGCGCACCGGGCCTTTCGCGATGCGTATTCGCCTGGGATAGACGCCACGGACGTAAGGCAGATCGACATCGACCTCGCCCAGGTGGATTACCTGGACAGCTCCGCCCTGGGCATGTTGCTCATGCTGCGCGAGAAAGCCCAGGCCGCCAGCAAGGGCATCAAATTGACCAATTGCAAGGGGTCGGTAAGGCAGGTGCTAGACATCGCCAATTTCAGCAAGTTGTTCGAGATGGGCTGA
- a CDS encoding phenylalanine--tRNA ligase subunit beta: MKFSERWLRTLVNPPLSTEALAHALTMAGLEVEGIEPAAPAFSGVVVGEIVAMSRHPNADRLNVCQVNSGGGARLQVVCGAPNARVGMKAPLARVGARLPQLEIKASNLRGVESQGMLCSAAELGVKDDSSGLLELASDAPAGADFREYWQLDDALLTLKLTPNRGDCLSMLGIAREVAAITGAALHAPVPHEQRATLTDTRAVTLRNPEGCPLYCGRVMRGIRSGARTPHWIVARLERAGLRGISPVVDATNYVMLEIGQPMHAFDLDKLNGDIHVRFGKPGERLTVLNGEEIAIASDLLVIADDAGPVALAGVMGGLHSGVGAATTNLFLEAAYFEPKVIAGRSRRLELSSDAAHRFERGVDFGGTRQALERLTQIIAEICGGEAGPVVEARSALPVRKPVSVRLARAQRVLGIPLQGVQAERILDRLQLPWTARGDRYEVTPPSFRFDIEIEEDLIEELGRIHGYDAIPPALPRVELVVAFGEEKVSSDADLRAKLVARGYQEIITFSFVPKEWERDFGGKDDAIELANPIASHLQVMRSQLFGSLIECLQQNLNRKRDSVRIFEMGRCYMKEGAHYNQPLLLGGLVHGSAAPEQWGVPARWADYFDVKGDLGALLGHSDFIYGASGHPAFHPGKSAEIRIGGTRIGCLGELHPQWVQKYELPHPPVLFELGVEALRNRDVPRFQEFSRLPVVTRDLAVLVPEAAAAGDVLRSLLAHRMSIVQDIVLFDLYRGKGVEAGRKSLAFRVLLQDTQKTLTDTEVETAVQDLLEHLLRKFDGRLRD; this comes from the coding sequence ATGAAATTTTCCGAACGTTGGTTGCGCACTTTGGTGAACCCGCCGCTTTCCACTGAGGCCCTGGCTCATGCGCTGACCATGGCAGGGCTGGAAGTGGAAGGCATCGAGCCCGCCGCGCCGGCTTTCAGCGGTGTCGTGGTGGGAGAGATCGTGGCGATGTCGCGCCATCCCAATGCGGACCGCCTCAATGTCTGCCAAGTGAACTCGGGCGGTGGTGCGCGTCTCCAGGTGGTATGCGGTGCGCCCAATGCGCGCGTGGGGATGAAGGCGCCGTTGGCGCGGGTGGGTGCGCGTTTGCCGCAGCTGGAAATCAAGGCTTCGAATCTGCGCGGCGTGGAATCCCAAGGCATGCTGTGTTCGGCGGCGGAACTGGGCGTCAAGGACGATAGCTCGGGGTTACTGGAATTAGCGAGCGACGCGCCAGCCGGCGCCGATTTCCGCGAATACTGGCAATTGGACGATGCCTTGCTCACCCTCAAGCTCACCCCGAACAGGGGCGATTGCTTGAGCATGCTCGGCATCGCGCGCGAAGTGGCGGCCATCACGGGGGCCGCGCTCCATGCGCCGGTGCCCCATGAGCAGCGTGCCACCCTCACCGATACCCGCGCTGTCACGCTGCGCAATCCCGAGGGCTGTCCGCTGTATTGCGGGCGCGTCATGCGTGGCATACGAAGTGGTGCGCGCACGCCCCACTGGATCGTCGCTCGCTTGGAGCGTGCAGGGTTGCGCGGCATCAGCCCAGTCGTGGATGCCACCAATTACGTCATGCTGGAAATTGGCCAGCCCATGCACGCCTTCGACCTCGACAAGTTGAACGGAGATATCCATGTTCGCTTCGGCAAACCCGGCGAGCGGCTTACCGTACTGAATGGCGAGGAGATCGCGATCGCCAGTGATCTGCTGGTGATCGCGGACGATGCCGGACCCGTTGCCTTGGCGGGGGTGATGGGCGGATTGCACAGTGGTGTGGGTGCTGCCACGACGAATTTGTTTTTGGAGGCGGCATACTTCGAACCCAAGGTCATCGCGGGGCGCTCACGGCGTCTGGAGCTCAGTTCGGACGCCGCCCACCGCTTCGAGCGCGGTGTGGATTTTGGTGGCACACGCCAAGCGCTGGAACGGCTCACGCAGATCATCGCGGAAATCTGCGGTGGCGAGGCAGGCCCGGTCGTGGAGGCGCGTTCCGCGCTGCCGGTACGCAAGCCCGTATCCGTTCGGCTGGCGCGCGCGCAACGCGTTCTTGGCATTCCCCTTCAGGGTGTGCAGGCAGAGCGGATACTGGACAGGTTGCAGCTGCCTTGGACGGCGCGGGGAGATCGTTACGAGGTGACCCCTCCTAGCTTCCGTTTCGATATCGAGATCGAGGAAGACTTGATCGAGGAACTCGGGCGCATCCATGGCTACGATGCCATTCCCCCAGCCTTACCACGGGTGGAATTGGTGGTGGCATTCGGCGAAGAGAAGGTCTCCTCCGATGCGGACCTCAGGGCGAAGCTTGTCGCTCGTGGCTATCAAGAAATCATCACATTCAGCTTCGTGCCGAAGGAATGGGAGCGTGATTTCGGCGGCAAGGACGACGCCATCGAACTCGCCAATCCGATCGCCTCCCACTTGCAAGTCATGCGCTCGCAGTTGTTCGGTAGCTTGATCGAATGTCTTCAACAAAACCTCAATCGCAAGCGCGACAGTGTCCGAATATTCGAGATGGGGCGTTGTTACATGAAAGAAGGAGCCCACTACAACCAACCGTTGCTTCTGGGCGGGTTGGTCCATGGCAGCGCCGCACCCGAGCAATGGGGGGTGCCCGCGCGTTGGGCAGACTACTTCGATGTGAAGGGTGACTTGGGCGCGTTGCTAGGCCACTCGGATTTTATATATGGTGCCAGCGGCCATCCGGCCTTTCATCCTGGGAAGTCTGCCGAAATTAGAATTGGCGGAACACGCATAGGTTGCTTGGGCGAGTTACACCCCCAATGGGTTCAAAAATACGAGCTACCCCATCCACCGGTTCTATTCGAACTCGGTGTGGAGGCCCTTCGCAACCGTGATGTACCGCGCTTCCAGGAGTTCTCGCGCTTGCCGGTAGTGACCCGGGACTTGGCGGTGTTGGTTCCGGAGGCCGCCGCCGCGGGGGATGTTTTGAGGAGCTTATTGGCGCACCGAATGAGCATCGTGCAGGACATCGTGCTCTTCGATTTGTACCGTGGGAAAGGGGTCGAGGCGGGGAGAAAAAGTCTTGCTTTCCGTGTGTTATTACAAGATACTCAGAAGACGCTTACAGATACCGAAGTGGAGACCGCCGTCCAGGATCTCCTGGAACATCTGCTGCGGAAATTCGATGGGCGCTTACGAGATTAG
- a CDS encoding protein-L-isoaspartate(D-aspartate) O-methyltransferase, which translates to MSTRSAGVGMTSNRTRMRMVERLRDQGIADELVLAAMSEIPRHVFVDEALAHRAYEDLSLPIGYGQTISNPQTVARMLEILRGGRMLKRVLEIGSGCGYQAALLSRLAKHVWTIERLLPLVSKTRINLRDLNIRNVKAKHGDGHLGLPEEAPFEGIVMAAAASHVPEQLLDQLAVGGRLIMPLGPREQQLTLIERDERGLHRSVLEDVHFVPLVPGLGR; encoded by the coding sequence ATGAGCACTCGCAGCGCGGGTGTGGGGATGACCTCGAACCGAACGCGCATGCGGATGGTGGAAAGGTTGCGTGACCAAGGCATCGCGGACGAATTGGTGCTCGCCGCCATGAGCGAGATTCCCCGCCACGTTTTTGTCGATGAGGCGCTGGCGCACCGGGCGTACGAAGATTTGTCGCTGCCCATCGGCTACGGCCAAACCATTTCCAATCCCCAGACGGTGGCGCGCATGCTGGAAATATTGCGCGGCGGGCGCATGCTAAAGCGCGTGCTGGAAATTGGCAGCGGATGCGGCTACCAAGCGGCATTGTTGTCGCGCCTTGCCAAACACGTGTGGACCATCGAGCGCTTGTTGCCGCTGGTTTCCAAGACTCGCATCAATTTGCGCGATCTCAATATTCGCAATGTGAAGGCCAAGCACGGCGATGGACATCTAGGCTTGCCCGAGGAGGCGCCTTTCGAAGGCATTGTGATGGCCGCCGCCGCTTCGCATGTGCCCGAGCAACTGCTAGATCAGCTCGCGGTGGGTGGCCGCTTGATCATGCCCTTGGGACCGCGCGAGCAGCAGCTCACATTGATCGAGCGTGATGAGCGCGGCCTGCACCGCTCGGTCTTGGAGGACGTGCACTTCGTCCCGCTAGTACCGGGACTGGGCCGCTAG
- a CDS encoding translation initiation factor IF-3, whose amino-acid sequence MAQEREVSINEEITSPEVRLIGVDGEQIGVVSASAANRMAEEAQVDLVEIAPQAKPPVCRLMDYGKFKYHEAKKKHEAKLKQKQIQVKEVKFRPGTDEGDYMVKLRNLIRFLEEGDKAKITLRFRGREMAHQEFGMRLLERVRADLDAYGAVEQMPKMEGRQMVMVLGPKKKL is encoded by the coding sequence ATCGCTCAGGAACGGGAAGTTAGTATCAACGAGGAAATTACCTCACCCGAAGTGCGGCTCATTGGGGTGGATGGCGAACAAATCGGTGTGGTAAGCGCGTCGGCCGCGAACCGAATGGCGGAAGAAGCGCAGGTGGATCTGGTAGAAATCGCACCGCAAGCCAAGCCTCCTGTGTGCAGGCTCATGGACTACGGCAAGTTCAAGTACCATGAAGCCAAGAAAAAGCACGAAGCGAAGCTCAAACAAAAGCAGATCCAGGTCAAGGAAGTGAAGTTTCGCCCAGGCACCGATGAAGGTGACTATATGGTGAAGCTGCGCAACTTGATTCGTTTTCTGGAAGAGGGAGATAAGGCTAAAATCACCCTGCGGTTCAGAGGCCGTGAGATGGCACACCAGGAGTTCGGTATGCGGCTCTTGGAGCGGGTCCGGGCAGACTTGGACGCTTACGGCGCGGTGGAACAAATGCCCAAGATGGAAGGGCGCCAGATGGTGATGGTGCTCGGACCCAAGAAGAAGCTTTAG
- a CDS encoding phenylalanine--tRNA ligase subunit alpha has protein sequence MDALDSLLAQAQAAFVAANSASELEQIKARYLGKTGALTDLLKGLGKLPAEERPAAGARINRAKSLLESALEARREAIKKAELESRLKEESLDVTLPGRDMGWGGLHPITRCRERAEGLFRCMGFDVADGPEIENDYYNFTALNTPEDHPARSMHDTFYIAGGTHLLRTHTSPMQIRYMEKHAPPVRVIAPGRVYRVDSDATHSPMFHQVEGLWIDESASLANLKGVVREFLRKFFERDDLEVRFRPSFFPFTEPSAEIDMTWENGWLEIGGCGMVHPKVLRHVNIDTERYQGFAFGMGLDRLTMLRYGVKDLRLFFENDLAFLGQFR, from the coding sequence ATGGATGCTTTGGATTCACTGCTTGCGCAGGCACAGGCTGCCTTTGTAGCCGCGAACTCGGCCTCCGAGCTTGAGCAAATCAAGGCGCGCTATCTCGGCAAGACCGGCGCTCTGACGGATTTACTCAAGGGGCTCGGCAAGCTACCGGCGGAGGAAAGACCGGCCGCGGGCGCGCGCATCAATCGAGCGAAATCCTTGCTGGAATCGGCATTGGAGGCGCGGCGCGAAGCTATCAAGAAAGCCGAGCTCGAGAGCAGACTGAAAGAGGAATCCCTTGACGTCACGCTCCCTGGGCGCGACATGGGCTGGGGCGGGCTGCATCCCATCACGCGCTGCCGCGAACGCGCGGAAGGCTTGTTTCGCTGCATGGGTTTCGACGTGGCCGACGGGCCGGAAATCGAGAACGATTACTACAACTTCACCGCGCTCAACACGCCGGAGGATCATCCCGCGCGTTCCATGCACGACACGTTCTATATCGCCGGTGGCACGCATCTTTTGCGCACGCATACATCGCCCATGCAGATTCGCTACATGGAAAAGCATGCCCCGCCGGTTCGCGTCATCGCGCCGGGCCGGGTGTACCGCGTGGATTCCGATGCGACCCATTCCCCCATGTTCCACCAGGTCGAAGGTTTGTGGATTGACGAGAGTGCGAGCCTGGCCAATCTGAAGGGTGTGGTGCGAGAGTTCTTGCGCAAATTTTTCGAGCGAGACGATTTGGAAGTGCGCTTTCGTCCCTCCTTTTTTCCTTTCACGGAACCCTCGGCGGAAATCGACATGACGTGGGAGAATGGATGGTTGGAGATCGGCGGTTGCGGCATGGTGCATCCTAAAGTACTGCGGCACGTGAACATCGACACCGAGCGCTACCAAGGTTTCGCCTTCGGCATGGGCCTGGACCGCCTCACCATGCTGCGTTACGGCGTCAAGGATCTGCGCTTGTTCTTCGAGAACGATCTCGCCTTTCTCGGGCAGTTTCGCTGA
- a CDS encoding integration host factor subunit alpha: MTLTKADLAYMLFEKVGLNKREAKDVVEAFFEEVRKALEAGDQVKLSGFGNFQLRDKPQRPGRNPKTGEEIPISARRVVTFHASQKLKAMVEKNFHGREPESLEQEG, translated from the coding sequence ATGACGCTGACCAAGGCGGATTTGGCCTATATGTTATTTGAGAAGGTGGGCCTCAATAAGCGTGAAGCCAAGGACGTGGTGGAAGCCTTCTTCGAGGAAGTCCGCAAGGCCTTGGAAGCCGGCGACCAAGTCAAGCTCTCCGGATTCGGCAATTTTCAGTTGCGCGATAAACCCCAGCGGCCCGGACGCAACCCAAAAACCGGAGAAGAAATTCCCATCTCCGCCCGCCGGGTAGTGACCTTCCACGCCAGCCAGAAATTGAAAGCCATGGTAGAGAAGAACTTCCATGGACGCGAACCAGAATCCCTCGAACAAGAAGGTTGA
- a CDS encoding MerR family transcriptional regulator has protein sequence MDANQNPSNKKVDLPPIPAKRYFTIGEVSELCGVKPHVLRYWEQEFTQLKPVKRRGNRRYYQHHEVLLIRRIRQLLYEEGFTISGARLRLDQGAEEASKAVASDGKLKPSALRKEIKDILESLR, from the coding sequence ATGGACGCGAACCAGAATCCCTCGAACAAGAAGGTTGATCTTCCCCCCATCCCGGCGAAGCGGTACTTCACCATCGGTGAGGTAAGCGAGCTGTGCGGGGTGAAGCCCCATGTCCTGCGCTATTGGGAGCAAGAGTTCACCCAGCTCAAACCCGTCAAGCGCCGCGGCAACCGGCGCTATTACCAACACCACGAAGTACTCCTCATCCGCCGCATCCGGCAACTGCTCTACGAAGAGGGCTTCACCATCAGCGGCGCGCGCCTGCGACTGGACCAGGGCGCTGAAGAAGCCAGCAAGGCCGTGGCGAGCGATGGAAAACTAAAACCTTCGGCGCTGAGAAAGGAGATCAAGGATATTCTGGAAAGTTTGCGCTAG
- the thrS gene encoding threonine--tRNA ligase, whose product MPTIRLPDGSQRQYDHPVTVSEVAASIGAGLARAALAGKVNGKLVDTSHRLDADSDLAIVTDRDREGLEIIRHSSAHLLAHAVKELFPDAQVTIGPVIEDGFFYDFSYKRPFTQEDLAAIEKRMGEIAKRDLPVTRRVMPRSEAVTFFKNQGEHYKALIIESIPAGEDVSLYTQGNFADLCRGPHVPFTGKLKVFKLMKLAGAYWRGDSRNEMLQRIYGTAWTKKEDLDAHLHRLEEAEKRDHRKLGRQLDLFHLQDEAPGMVFWHPRGWSVWQQIEQYVRRVLAKQGYQEVRTPLVMDRVLWERSGHMENYGEHMFTTSSENRDYVVKPMNCPGHIQVFNQGIKSYRDLPLRLAEFGSCHRNEPSGALHGIMRVRGFVQDDAHIFCTEAQVQSEAAAFIDLLRCIYRDFGFTDILIKLATRPVKRIGSDEAWDRAEKALGEALAQKGLAYEVSPGDGAFYGPKVEFSLKDSLARVWQCGTLQLDFALPGRLGAEYVAEDNARKIPVMLHRAVLGSLERFIGILIEHYAGALPTWLAPVQAVVLNISESQQAYCQEVGRILEAAGVRVLCDLRNEKITYKIREHSLQKIPYQLVIGEKEVNAKTVAVRERGNTDLGAMSVSDFISRLNSELPPS is encoded by the coding sequence ATGCCAACCATACGCTTGCCTGACGGAAGTCAGCGCCAGTACGATCATCCCGTTACGGTGTCCGAGGTCGCCGCTTCCATCGGCGCGGGGCTCGCGCGCGCGGCGCTGGCTGGCAAGGTAAATGGCAAGCTGGTGGATACCAGCCACCGTTTGGATGCGGATTCGGATCTGGCCATCGTCACTGACCGTGACCGGGAAGGCCTGGAAATCATCCGCCATTCGAGCGCGCACTTGTTGGCGCACGCGGTGAAAGAACTCTTTCCGGATGCCCAGGTCACCATCGGCCCCGTCATCGAGGACGGCTTCTTCTACGATTTCTCCTACAAACGCCCCTTTACGCAGGAAGACTTGGCCGCCATCGAAAAGCGCATGGGGGAGATCGCCAAGCGCGACTTGCCCGTGACGCGGCGCGTGATGCCGCGGTCCGAGGCCGTAACGTTCTTCAAGAACCAAGGCGAGCACTACAAAGCGCTGATCATCGAATCCATTCCGGCGGGTGAGGACGTTTCGCTCTACACACAAGGCAATTTCGCCGATCTGTGCCGGGGTCCTCATGTCCCCTTCACTGGCAAGCTCAAGGTCTTCAAACTGATGAAGCTGGCCGGCGCCTATTGGCGCGGCGATTCGCGCAACGAGATGTTGCAGAGGATCTACGGCACGGCCTGGACCAAGAAGGAAGATCTGGACGCCCATCTTCACCGGTTGGAGGAAGCGGAAAAGCGCGATCACCGCAAGCTTGGGCGGCAATTGGACCTCTTCCATCTCCAGGATGAAGCCCCCGGCATGGTGTTCTGGCACCCTAGAGGCTGGTCCGTGTGGCAGCAGATCGAGCAATATGTCCGGCGGGTGCTGGCCAAGCAGGGGTATCAAGAAGTGCGTACTCCCCTGGTTATGGACCGGGTGCTGTGGGAGCGCTCGGGCCATATGGAGAACTACGGGGAGCATATGTTTACCACGAGTTCCGAGAACCGGGACTACGTGGTCAAGCCCATGAATTGCCCTGGGCACATCCAGGTCTTCAACCAGGGCATCAAGAGCTATCGCGATCTGCCCTTGCGCTTGGCGGAGTTTGGGTCTTGCCACCGCAATGAGCCATCGGGAGCCTTGCACGGCATCATGCGGGTGCGCGGGTTCGTGCAAGACGATGCCCATATCTTTTGCACGGAAGCCCAGGTGCAGTCCGAAGCTGCGGCCTTTATAGACTTACTGCGGTGTATCTACCGGGATTTTGGGTTCACCGACATCTTGATCAAGCTCGCCACCCGGCCCGTCAAGCGCATCGGCAGTGACGAGGCGTGGGATCGTGCGGAAAAAGCCCTGGGGGAGGCGCTGGCCCAGAAGGGTCTGGCCTATGAGGTCTCCCCTGGCGACGGTGCCTTTTATGGGCCGAAGGTCGAATTTTCCCTGAAGGACTCCCTGGCTCGCGTCTGGCAATGCGGGACGTTGCAGCTGGATTTCGCCCTGCCCGGGCGTTTAGGCGCGGAATACGTGGCCGAGGATAACGCCCGCAAGATACCCGTGATGCTGCACCGGGCGGTGCTGGGTTCCCTGGAGCGCTTCATCGGTATCTTGATCGAGCACTATGCCGGGGCCTTGCCCACCTGGCTTGCCCCGGTGCAGGCAGTGGTCTTGAATATCTCGGAAAGCCAGCAGGCTTACTGCCAAGAAGTGGGGCGCATACTGGAAGCCGCCGGGGTGCGCGTGCTTTGCGACTTGAGGAATGAGAAAATAACCTATAAGATTCGCGAACATAGTCTTCAGAAGATCCCGTACCAACTGGTGATTGGCGAGAAAGAGGTAAACGCCAAGACCGTTGCGGTACGCGAACGGGGCAATACCGACTTGGGCGCCATGTCCGTCAGCGACTTCATTTCTCGCCTGAATTCCGAGTTGCCGCCGTCGTAA